One segment of Sphingomonas qomolangmaensis DNA contains the following:
- the glyS gene encoding glycine--tRNA ligase subunit beta — MTDFLLELRSEEIPARMQDKARADLERLFAAELAKAGLAPGKIETYATPRRLALIARDLPMQTQAVSEELKGPRAGAPPQALEGFLRKTGLTADQLEDRGGVLFAVIEKPGRATAEVLAAAIPAIVRGFPWPKSMRWGDASASTESLRWVRPLQGIVAILGQDLVECEVAGIRSGYTTVGHRFHSPHEITLGGAGDYVEKLRMAHVLVDQDERRAIIRDKATTLAAEAGLALIEDEGLVAENAGLTEWPVPLLGRFDAAFLDVPAEVIQLTARVNQKYFVCAGAEGKLADAFICVANIAARDGGARIVEGNQKVLAARLSDARFFYETDLRVALEEQAKKLEKIVFHEKLGTVADKVDRVAKLARWLVEEGIVKTPSRLREGLGEGMSATAALDPTSPPPTPPASGRGGEVEQLATLADRAARLCKADLVTGMVGEFPELQGVMGGYYARAQGEDPRVADAIRDHYKPVGQGDDVPTAPITVAVSLADKLDTLAGFFFEKMPPTGSRDPYALRRAALAVVAIIETTGVRFSLREALTLAIARLGALMGAKAADAVNKLASARQTVGLPVGDDDMAEAVEVALATLLSDEAKERLVVDRIRPTVSSILDFLADRLKVQQREAGVRHDLIDAVFALGNEDDLVRLLARVHALQAFVATPEGTNLLAGYKRAANILKKEGVASAPPATSVTPAKAGVSGEGAGQAPREAPAFAGATGLAATTPADALNAPEPFGTESTDRHPDELAARAIDHLAGDDPIPQTGEEDPLVEVDQGNFTPSVGDFARSEREHAPGYTPEPAEAALAQALDAAEPRAAAAIAAEDFAEAMTALASLRAPIDAFFETVTVNDPDPAKRAARLALLARMRDAVHAVADFSKIDG; from the coding sequence GTGACCGATTTCCTCCTCGAACTCCGCTCCGAAGAAATCCCCGCGCGGATGCAGGACAAGGCGCGTGCCGATCTCGAACGGCTGTTCGCCGCCGAACTCGCCAAGGCCGGCCTCGCCCCCGGTAAAATCGAAACCTACGCCACCCCGCGCCGCCTGGCGCTGATCGCGCGCGACCTGCCGATGCAGACGCAAGCGGTGTCGGAAGAACTGAAAGGCCCGCGCGCCGGCGCGCCGCCGCAGGCGCTCGAAGGCTTCCTGCGCAAGACCGGCCTCACCGCCGACCAGCTCGAAGATCGCGGCGGCGTGTTGTTCGCGGTGATCGAAAAGCCCGGCCGCGCGACCGCCGAGGTGCTGGCGGCGGCGATCCCCGCAATCGTCCGCGGCTTCCCCTGGCCCAAATCGATGCGCTGGGGCGATGCCTCTGCGAGCACCGAATCGCTGCGCTGGGTCCGCCCGCTGCAGGGCATCGTCGCGATCCTCGGCCAGGATCTGGTCGAATGCGAAGTCGCGGGTATCCGATCGGGGTACACCACCGTCGGCCATCGCTTCCACAGCCCGCACGAGATCACGCTGGGCGGCGCGGGCGATTATGTCGAGAAGCTGCGGATGGCGCACGTGCTGGTCGACCAGGACGAGCGCCGCGCGATCATCCGCGACAAGGCCACCACGCTCGCCGCCGAGGCCGGGCTGGCGCTGATCGAGGACGAAGGGCTGGTCGCCGAGAATGCCGGGCTGACCGAATGGCCGGTGCCGCTGCTTGGCCGATTCGACGCGGCGTTTCTCGACGTGCCGGCCGAAGTGATCCAGCTCACCGCGCGGGTGAACCAGAAATATTTCGTCTGCGCCGGCGCCGAGGGGAAGCTAGCCGACGCCTTCATCTGCGTCGCCAACATCGCCGCGCGCGATGGCGGCGCGCGGATCGTTGAGGGCAACCAGAAGGTGCTCGCCGCGCGGCTGTCCGACGCGCGCTTCTTCTACGAAACCGACCTGAGGGTCGCGCTCGAGGAACAGGCGAAGAAGCTCGAAAAGATCGTCTTCCATGAGAAGCTGGGGACGGTCGCCGACAAGGTCGATCGCGTCGCCAAGCTTGCGCGGTGGTTGGTGGAGGAGGGGATTGTCAAGACCCCCTCCCGCCTGCGGGAGGGGCTAGGGGAGGGCATGTCCGCAACCGCGGCGCTCGACCCGACAAGCCCTCCCCCGACCCCTCCCGCAAGCGGGAGGGGGGGAGAAGTCGAGCAACTCGCCACCCTCGCCGACCGCGCGGCGCGGCTGTGCAAGGCCGACCTCGTCACCGGCATGGTCGGCGAATTCCCTGAGTTGCAGGGCGTGATGGGCGGCTATTACGCCCGCGCACAAGGCGAAGACCCCCGCGTCGCCGACGCGATCCGCGACCATTACAAGCCGGTCGGGCAGGGCGACGACGTCCCCACCGCGCCGATAACGGTGGCGGTGTCGCTGGCGGACAAGCTGGATACGTTGGCTGGCTTCTTTTTCGAAAAGATGCCGCCTACCGGCTCTCGCGATCCTTATGCGCTGCGTCGAGCGGCACTAGCGGTCGTGGCAATCATTGAAACAACAGGCGTTAGGTTTTCGCTAAGAGAGGCGTTGACCCTAGCGATTGCGCGATTGGGGGCACTGATGGGCGCTAAGGCTGCCGATGCGGTCAATAAGTTAGCCAGTGCGAGGCAAACAGTTGGGCTGCCGGTCGGTGACGACGATATGGCCGAGGCCGTAGAAGTGGCTCTAGCCACACTACTTTCTGACGAAGCAAAAGAGCGCCTGGTAGTTGATCGCATCAGACCGACAGTATCGTCCATTCTCGATTTCCTTGCCGATCGCCTCAAAGTCCAGCAACGCGAAGCCGGTGTCCGCCACGACCTGATCGACGCGGTGTTCGCGCTCGGGAACGAGGACGATCTCGTCCGCCTGCTCGCGCGCGTCCATGCGTTGCAGGCGTTCGTCGCGACGCCCGAGGGGACCAATTTGCTCGCCGGCTACAAGCGCGCGGCGAATATCCTGAAGAAGGAAGGGGTGGCTTCCGCTCCCCCCGCCACTTCCGTCACCCCAGCGAAAGCTGGGGTCTCTGGCGAAGGCGCGGGGCAGGCGCCGCGGGAGGCCCCAGCCTTCGCTGGGGCGACGGGCTTGGCGGCGACCACCCCCGCTGACGCGCTCAACGCGCCCGAACCCTTCGGCACCGAATCGACCGATCGCCACCCCGACGAACTCGCCGCGCGCGCGATCGATCACCTCGCGGGCGACGATCCGATCCCGCAGACCGGCGAGGAAGACCCGCTGGTCGAGGTCGACCAGGGCAACTTCACCCCCAGCGTCGGCGACTTCGCGCGCTCGGAGCGCGAGCACGCCCCCGGCTACACCCCCGAACCTGCCGAAGCCGCGCTGGCGCAAGCGCTCGACGCCGCCGAACCGCGCGCCGCCGCGGCGATCGCCGCCGAGGATTTCGCCGAGGCGATGACCGCGCTCGCCTCGCTGCGCGCGCCGATCGATGCCTTTTTCGAGACGGTGACCGTCAACGATCCCGATCCGGCCAAGCGCGCGGCGCGGCTGGCGCTGCTCGCGCGGATGCGCGACGCGGTGCATGCGGTCGCCGATTTCTCGAAGATCGACGGATAA
- a CDS encoding glycine--tRNA ligase subunit alpha produces the protein MILTLHDYWSARGCLILQPYDMEMGAGTFHTATTLRALGPNPWNAAFVQPCRRPTDGRYGENPNRLQHYYQYQVILKPSPADLQELYLGSLAAIGIDMLSHDIRFVEDDWESPTLGAWGLGWEVWCDGMEVTQFTYFQQMGGFDCKPVAGELTYGLERLAMYIQNKDSVYDLAFNDEGVSYGDVFLENERQMSAWNFEVADTDSLFDQFRKHAAECENALGRDLPIPAYEQAIKASHVFNLLQARGVISVAERQAYMGRVRDLAKGACAAYMAKNGWAA, from the coding sequence ATGATCCTCACGCTCCACGATTATTGGAGTGCGCGCGGGTGCCTGATCCTCCAGCCCTATGACATGGAAATGGGCGCGGGCACCTTCCACACCGCGACGACGCTGCGCGCGCTCGGCCCCAATCCGTGGAACGCCGCCTTCGTCCAGCCCTGCCGCCGCCCGACCGATGGCCGCTATGGCGAGAACCCCAACCGGCTGCAGCATTATTACCAATATCAGGTGATCCTGAAGCCCTCGCCCGCCGATCTGCAGGAACTGTACTTGGGCAGCCTCGCGGCGATCGGCATCGACATGCTGTCGCATGACATCCGCTTCGTCGAGGACGATTGGGAATCGCCGACGCTCGGTGCCTGGGGGCTGGGCTGGGAAGTCTGGTGCGACGGGATGGAAGTGACTCAGTTCACCTATTTCCAGCAAATGGGCGGCTTCGATTGCAAGCCCGTCGCGGGCGAGCTCACCTACGGGCTCGAGCGGCTGGCGATGTACATCCAGAACAAGGACAGCGTGTACGACCTCGCGTTTAACGACGAGGGTGTCAGCTATGGCGACGTGTTCCTCGAGAACGAGCGCCAGATGAGCGCCTGGAACTTCGAGGTCGCCGACACCGACAGCCTGTTCGACCAGTTCCGCAAGCACGCCGCCGAATGCGAGAATGCGCTCGGCCGCGACCTGCCGATCCCGGCGTACGAACAGGCGATCAAGGCGAGCCACGTCTTCAACCTGTTGCAGGCGCGCGGGGTGATCTCGGTCGCCGAACGCCAGGCATATATGGGCCGGGTGCGCGATCTCGCGAAGGGCGCGTGCGCTGCTTACATGGCCAAGAACGGGTGGGCGGCGTGA
- a CDS encoding TraB/GumN family protein: MPARIFLAIAAFLFAGTGAQQPPVDIDPPLWVVRDADTTVYLFGSIHWLKPGLGWFDDAVRDAFDSSDMLVLETVSVDAATARRVQDKVGTLADGPSLPDRLPAEYRPKLAAAIAEQGYPAGAFDRTKPWLAATTLSTLPLRRAGYDPTLGVETVLTNAAQAAGKPVTGLEERAQQLGYFDALSQEAQIAMLKVQLDGMDRATTSTDEVLAAWGRGDVAAMGRIVSRDQHASSAAFTESVITKRNRRWAGWIVERMRRPGVVFMAVGVGHLTGGDTVQRELARLGIPVERVRY, from the coding sequence ATGCCCGCCCGCATCTTCCTCGCCATCGCCGCCTTCCTGTTCGCGGGCACCGGCGCGCAGCAGCCGCCGGTCGACATCGATCCGCCGCTCTGGGTGGTGCGCGATGCCGATACGACGGTGTATCTGTTCGGGAGCATCCATTGGTTGAAGCCCGGGCTCGGCTGGTTCGACGATGCGGTGCGCGACGCGTTCGATTCGAGCGACATGCTGGTGCTCGAGACGGTGAGCGTCGATGCCGCGACCGCGCGGCGGGTGCAGGACAAGGTGGGGACGCTGGCCGACGGGCCGAGCCTGCCCGACCGGTTGCCCGCCGAATACCGCCCCAAGCTGGCCGCCGCGATCGCCGAGCAGGGCTATCCCGCGGGCGCGTTCGACCGGACCAAGCCGTGGCTGGCGGCGACGACGCTGTCCACGCTGCCGCTTCGGCGCGCTGGTTACGATCCGACTTTGGGCGTCGAGACGGTGCTGACGAACGCCGCGCAAGCGGCGGGCAAGCCCGTGACGGGGCTCGAGGAACGCGCGCAGCAACTCGGCTATTTCGACGCGCTGTCGCAGGAAGCCCAGATCGCGATGCTCAAAGTGCAGCTCGACGGGATGGACCGCGCGACGACCTCGACCGACGAGGTGCTGGCGGCATGGGGCCGCGGCGATGTCGCGGCGATGGGGCGGATCGTCAGCCGCGACCAGCACGCCTCGTCGGCGGCGTTCACCGAGTCGGTGATCACCAAGCGCAACCGCCGCTGGGCGGGGTGGATCGTCGAGCGGATGCGCCGGCCGGGGGTGGTGTTCATGGCGGTGGGCGTGGGGCATCTGACCGGCGGCGATACGGTGCAGCGCGAGCTGGCGCGGCTCGGGATACCGGTGGAGCGCGTGCGGTATTGA